A stretch of Geomonas oryzisoli DNA encodes these proteins:
- a CDS encoding FAD/NAD(P)-binding protein: MCKSDNIYLPNLATIEAIVDETPDVRTLRLVFQDEQVRENFSFRAGQFAEYSSFGFGESTFCIASAPTRKGYIECCFRSVGRVTESLRRLEVGDTVGVRGPYGNSFPIEEFYGKSLVFIAGGIALPPLRTVIWNCLDLRDKFKDITIVYGARSEADLVYKHELKEWQERDDVRLVKCVDPGGAGPDFDGKVGFVPTVLEEAAPSAENTIALVCGPPIMIKFTLPVLERLGFTDDNIYTTLENRMKCGVGKCGRCNVGNVYVCKDGPVFTARQVKAMSQEF; this comes from the coding sequence ATGTGCAAATCAGACAATATCTACCTCCCCAACCTTGCCACCATCGAGGCCATCGTCGACGAGACCCCTGACGTCAGGACCCTGCGCCTGGTGTTCCAGGACGAGCAGGTCCGGGAGAACTTCAGCTTCCGCGCCGGCCAGTTCGCGGAATACTCCTCCTTCGGCTTCGGCGAATCGACCTTCTGCATAGCGTCGGCTCCTACCCGCAAGGGGTACATCGAGTGCTGCTTCAGGAGCGTGGGGCGGGTGACCGAGTCGCTGAGAAGGCTCGAAGTCGGCGACACTGTCGGCGTGCGCGGCCCCTACGGCAACTCCTTTCCCATCGAGGAGTTCTACGGCAAAAGCCTGGTCTTCATCGCGGGGGGCATCGCCCTGCCGCCGCTTAGGACCGTGATCTGGAACTGCCTGGACCTGCGCGACAAGTTCAAGGACATCACCATCGTCTACGGCGCCCGCTCGGAAGCGGATCTGGTCTACAAGCACGAACTGAAGGAGTGGCAGGAGCGCGACGACGTGCGCCTGGTGAAGTGCGTGGATCCCGGCGGCGCCGGTCCGGATTTCGACGGCAAAGTCGGTTTCGTCCCCACCGTGCTGGAAGAAGCGGCGCCCAGCGCCGAAAACACCATTGCGCTGGTCTGCGGCCCGCCGATCATGATCAAGTTCACCCTCCCGGTTCTCGAGCGCCTCGGTTTCACCGACGACAACATCTACACCACCTTGGAGAACCGGATGAAGTGCGGCGTCGGCAAGTGCGGTCGCTGCAACGTCGGCAACGTCTACGTCTGCAAAGACGGCCCGGTCTTCACCGCCCGCCAAGTGAAGGCAATGTCCCAGGAGTTCTAG
- a CDS encoding 4Fe-4S dicluster domain-containing protein codes for MPQIITEQNLRNLIDLLVKEAKLVVGPKLSGSVVLYEPLTAGSDLTLDALPRRSSKELFFPICEDILSYKRENGAMKVSDMDRSKFPEAVLIGAPPCDAGSPAILDAVMSWDYKDEFYLERRRKSTIVGIACTKGDDACFCRAVGLAPDAEAGSDLFLTPLKDGSYACKAVTEKGQALVAAHQNLFAEGAGAEPKPFVDQAVEKLDLVKIKKWLEEHFEDPLWEKIADICVGCGACAFICPACHCFDINDEGSTDDGVRRKHWDACGFAKFTNHASGHNPRDVQNKRYRNRIMHKFKYYDDKFGKTLCTGCGRCIRACPVGIDIAEILEQINSK; via the coding sequence ATGCCGCAGATCATTACGGAACAGAACCTTCGCAATCTGATCGACCTCCTGGTCAAGGAAGCCAAACTCGTGGTGGGACCGAAACTGTCCGGGTCGGTGGTGCTCTATGAACCGCTGACGGCGGGCTCGGACCTCACCCTCGATGCGCTGCCGCGCCGCTCCTCGAAGGAGCTGTTCTTCCCGATCTGCGAGGACATCCTCTCCTACAAGCGGGAAAACGGCGCCATGAAGGTGTCCGACATGGATCGCTCCAAGTTCCCTGAGGCGGTGCTGATCGGCGCGCCCCCCTGCGATGCCGGCTCCCCCGCCATCCTGGACGCCGTCATGTCCTGGGATTACAAGGACGAGTTCTACCTGGAGCGCCGCCGCAAGAGCACCATCGTCGGCATCGCCTGCACCAAGGGTGACGATGCCTGCTTCTGTCGCGCGGTAGGACTCGCGCCGGACGCCGAGGCGGGGAGCGACCTGTTCCTGACCCCGCTCAAGGACGGCTCCTACGCCTGCAAGGCGGTGACGGAAAAAGGGCAGGCCCTGGTGGCAGCGCACCAAAACCTGTTCGCCGAGGGGGCGGGCGCCGAGCCGAAACCTTTCGTCGATCAGGCGGTCGAGAAGCTCGACCTGGTCAAGATCAAGAAGTGGTTGGAAGAGCACTTCGAGGATCCGCTCTGGGAGAAGATCGCCGACATCTGCGTCGGCTGCGGCGCCTGTGCCTTCATCTGCCCGGCCTGCCACTGTTTCGACATCAACGACGAGGGGAGCACGGACGACGGCGTCAGGCGCAAGCACTGGGATGCCTGCGGCTTCGCCAAGTTCACCAACCACGCGTCCGGCCATAACCCGCGCGACGTGCAGAACAAGCGTTACCGGAACCGGATCATGCACAAGTTCAAGTACTACGACGACAAGTTCGGCAAGACCCTTTGCACCGGCTGCGGCCGCTGCATCCGCGCCTGCCCGGTCGGCATCGACATCGCGGAAATACTGGAGCAGATAAACAGCAAATAA
- a CDS encoding 4Fe-4S dicluster domain-containing protein — translation MNAKANKNHVTSIEPAYYEAITEAIRKEAVKILKNETVVGVVGYLPGRRKGTASPALVTTVEEAEKLIFSPACVNNLSVYLTKAKKGVLKQGKVGIVAKGCDMRALAGLMTESQLQREDLFIIGVVCPGVYGFGVQRTGTLTEENIARKCRECTVHMPEGADVAAGTHAELADLTPEEAEEMARIEAMPQTERWAFWKEHFSRCIRCMACRQVCPFCYCEQCLCDKNRPQAVESSPRPAGNMAWHLVRAMHLAGRCGGCAECERVCPMDIPLNLLNRRMAQELKELYDFEAGLTPVEKGPLNEYKENDDQSFIK, via the coding sequence ATGAACGCTAAAGCAAACAAGAACCACGTGACCAGCATCGAGCCCGCCTATTATGAGGCGATCACCGAGGCGATCCGCAAGGAAGCTGTAAAGATCCTGAAGAATGAGACGGTGGTCGGCGTCGTCGGCTACCTCCCCGGCCGCCGCAAAGGGACCGCGAGCCCCGCACTGGTCACCACGGTGGAAGAAGCGGAAAAGCTCATCTTCTCGCCCGCCTGCGTCAACAACCTCTCGGTCTACCTCACCAAGGCCAAGAAAGGGGTGCTGAAGCAGGGCAAGGTCGGCATCGTCGCCAAGGGATGCGACATGCGCGCGCTGGCCGGACTGATGACGGAATCGCAGCTCCAGCGCGAGGACCTCTTCATCATCGGCGTGGTCTGCCCTGGCGTGTACGGCTTCGGCGTGCAGCGGACCGGCACTCTCACCGAGGAAAACATCGCCCGCAAGTGCCGCGAGTGCACGGTGCACATGCCGGAAGGGGCCGACGTCGCCGCCGGAACGCACGCCGAGCTTGCCGATCTGACCCCGGAGGAAGCGGAGGAAATGGCGCGCATCGAGGCGATGCCGCAGACGGAGCGCTGGGCGTTCTGGAAGGAGCATTTCTCCCGCTGCATCCGCTGCATGGCCTGCCGCCAGGTCTGCCCCTTCTGCTACTGCGAACAGTGCCTGTGCGACAAGAACCGGCCGCAGGCGGTGGAGAGTTCGCCACGCCCCGCCGGCAACATGGCCTGGCACCTCGTGCGCGCCATGCACCTTGCCGGGCGTTGCGGCGGTTGCGCCGAGTGCGAGCGCGTCTGTCCCATGGACATCCCGCTCAACCTGTTGAACCGTCGCATGGCCCAGGAACTGAAGGAGCTTTACGATTTCGAAGCGGGCCTCACACCGGTGGAGAAGGGACCGCTCAACGAGTACAAGGAAAACGACGACCAGTCTTTCATCAAGTAG
- a CDS encoding hydrogenase iron-sulfur subunit, with amino-acid sequence MHDFEPKIVAFVCTWCTYAGADLAGTSRMQYPPNVRVLKFPCTGRIDPVFILRAFQKGADGVLVSGCHPGDCHYMAGNFHARRRFAAFRALLNFVGVDLNRLQFSWVSAAEGGKWVDVVTELTERVRTMGPMPEFKELEHEEQWSGAINTPELKEAYDSIG; translated from the coding sequence ATGCACGATTTCGAACCAAAGATAGTCGCCTTCGTCTGTACCTGGTGCACCTACGCGGGGGCGGACCTCGCGGGCACCAGCCGGATGCAGTACCCGCCCAACGTCCGGGTGCTCAAGTTCCCCTGTACGGGAAGGATCGACCCGGTCTTCATCCTGCGCGCCTTCCAGAAGGGGGCGGACGGGGTGCTGGTTTCCGGGTGCCACCCGGGCGACTGCCACTACATGGCGGGCAACTTCCACGCCCGGCGCCGCTTCGCCGCGTTCCGGGCGCTCTTGAACTTCGTCGGCGTCGACCTGAACCGGCTCCAGTTCTCCTGGGTCTCGGCTGCCGAAGGGGGCAAGTGGGTCGACGTGGTGACGGAGCTGACCGAACGGGTGCGCACCATGGGGCCGATGCCGGAATTCAAGGAGCTCGAGCACGAGGAACAGTGGTCTGGCGCCATCAATACCCCGGAGCTTAAAGAGGCCTACGACAGCATCGGCTGA
- a CDS encoding CoB--CoM heterodisulfide reductase iron-sulfur subunit A family protein → MSRIGVFVCHCGENISRTVDVEQVAKAAGEIPGVAFSCDYKYMCSDPGQTLLKKAVAEHKLDGVLVAACSPRMHEKTFRKAAEAAGLNPYLCEMANIREHCSWVHEDRDMATAKAKDIVKLMVERVRKGKSLAPITVPVTKRALVIGGGIAGIQAALDIADAGHKVVLVEREPSIGGHMAQLSETFPTLDCSQCIMTPKMVDVANHPNITLYTYCEIEKVDGYIGNFQVTVKHKARSVDESKCTGCGVCMTKCPKKKIPNEFDQGHGMRPAIYVPFPQAVPNTPVIDRENCTMFQSGKCGVCAKVCGPGAVDYEQQDTLTVEDVGAIVVATGFKLYTIDRKPEGSPIQGYGEFGYGTIPDIIDGMTFERLASASGPTGGKILRPSDGKEPKQVVFIQCVGSRAREKGISYCSKVCCMYTAKHTMLYHHKVHDGQAYVFFMDARTPGKGYDEFWRRAVEEEEAVYIRGMVSRMYQRGDKIVVMGSDIQVGVQVEIEADLVVLATAVQPQDGADLLAQKLGISYDKYNFYSEAHAKLKPVECATAGIYLAGACQGPKDIPDTVSQASAAAAKVMTLFAKDKLERDPVVAKVNEKYCVGCFACKKVCAYGAIEEKEIRDRQGNLVKKVAYVNPGVCGGCGTCQATCPSKSIELDGYTDEQIMAMIEAL, encoded by the coding sequence ATGTCCAGAATCGGCGTTTTTGTGTGCCACTGCGGTGAGAACATCTCCCGCACGGTGGATGTGGAGCAGGTGGCGAAGGCCGCGGGGGAGATCCCCGGCGTCGCCTTCTCCTGCGATTACAAGTACATGTGTTCGGACCCGGGGCAGACCCTGTTGAAGAAGGCGGTCGCCGAGCACAAGCTGGACGGCGTCCTGGTGGCGGCCTGCAGCCCGCGCATGCACGAGAAGACCTTCCGGAAAGCGGCCGAGGCGGCGGGGCTGAACCCGTACCTGTGCGAGATGGCCAACATCCGCGAGCACTGTTCCTGGGTCCACGAGGACCGGGACATGGCGACCGCCAAGGCCAAGGACATCGTGAAGCTGATGGTGGAAAGGGTCAGGAAAGGGAAGTCGCTGGCGCCGATCACCGTGCCGGTCACCAAGCGCGCACTCGTTATCGGCGGCGGCATCGCCGGCATTCAGGCGGCTCTCGACATCGCCGACGCGGGGCACAAGGTGGTGCTGGTGGAGCGTGAGCCCTCCATCGGCGGCCACATGGCGCAACTCTCCGAGACCTTCCCGACCCTCGACTGCTCCCAGTGCATCATGACCCCGAAGATGGTCGACGTGGCGAACCACCCGAACATCACCCTCTACACCTATTGCGAAATCGAGAAGGTGGACGGCTACATCGGCAACTTCCAGGTGACCGTGAAGCACAAGGCGCGCTCGGTGGACGAGTCCAAGTGCACCGGCTGCGGCGTCTGCATGACCAAATGCCCGAAGAAGAAGATCCCCAACGAGTTCGACCAGGGGCACGGCATGCGCCCCGCCATCTACGTCCCCTTCCCGCAGGCGGTCCCCAACACGCCGGTGATCGACCGCGAGAACTGCACCATGTTCCAAAGCGGCAAGTGCGGCGTCTGCGCCAAGGTCTGCGGGCCGGGCGCGGTGGACTACGAGCAGCAGGACACCCTCACCGTCGAGGACGTGGGCGCCATCGTGGTCGCCACCGGCTTCAAGCTCTACACCATTGACAGGAAACCCGAAGGTAGCCCCATCCAGGGTTACGGCGAATTCGGCTACGGCACCATCCCCGACATCATCGACGGCATGACCTTCGAGCGCCTCGCCTCCGCCTCGGGACCTACCGGCGGCAAGATCCTCAGGCCTTCCGACGGCAAGGAGCCCAAGCAGGTGGTCTTCATCCAGTGCGTCGGCTCACGCGCCAGGGAGAAAGGGATCTCCTACTGCTCCAAGGTCTGCTGCATGTACACCGCGAAGCACACCATGCTCTACCACCACAAGGTGCACGACGGACAGGCCTACGTCTTCTTCATGGACGCGAGGACGCCGGGCAAGGGGTACGACGAATTCTGGCGCCGCGCAGTCGAGGAAGAGGAAGCGGTCTACATCAGGGGGATGGTCTCCCGCATGTACCAGCGCGGCGACAAGATCGTCGTGATGGGGAGCGACATCCAGGTCGGCGTCCAGGTCGAGATCGAGGCCGATCTCGTGGTACTAGCGACCGCGGTGCAGCCCCAGGACGGCGCGGATCTGCTGGCGCAGAAGCTCGGCATCTCCTACGACAAGTACAACTTCTACTCCGAGGCCCACGCGAAGCTGAAGCCGGTCGAGTGCGCCACTGCCGGGATCTATCTTGCCGGCGCCTGCCAGGGGCCGAAGGACATCCCGGATACGGTAAGCCAGGCTTCGGCCGCGGCGGCCAAGGTGATGACGCTGTTCGCCAAGGACAAGCTGGAGCGCGACCCGGTGGTCGCCAAGGTGAACGAGAAGTACTGCGTCGGCTGCTTCGCCTGCAAGAAGGTCTGCGCCTACGGCGCCATCGAGGAGAAGGAGATCCGGGACCGCCAGGGGAACCTGGTGAAGAAGGTCGCCTATGTGAACCCGGGCGTCTGCGGCGGCTGCGGCACCTGCCAGGCCACCTGCCCGTCCAAGTCCATCGAGCTCGACGGCTATACCGACGAGCAGATCATGGCGATGATAGAGGCGCTTTAA
- a CDS encoding CoB--CoM heterodisulfide reductase iron-sulfur subunit B family protein: MTPGKKRLSYSYYPGCSLHASGREYDISTRALFKALNVGLKEVPDWFCCGATPAHNVDELLSLSLCAKNLSLAEEVEGDLAVACAACFSRLKTTQHHLKGDETKRKQVEVAIDGPAALNKPVKHILEILAREYGLGKLEESVKKPLMGLKVAPYYGCLLTRPPEVPELDDCEDPSIMEDLLRALGAEPVKWSHRMECCGANFTLSRPGVVLKLSNAILESARIAGADCIMVACPLCHGNLDIRQKEIKEAYGAPDSTLFGNIFGSELHGGSAPDQRDLPIFYVTQLAALAMGVASESLGFESVITDPKPLLRDKQLL, from the coding sequence GTGACACCAGGCAAGAAACGTCTTAGTTATTCCTACTACCCGGGGTGCTCGCTGCACGCCTCCGGGCGCGAATACGATATCTCCACCCGCGCGCTGTTCAAGGCGCTCAACGTGGGGCTGAAGGAAGTGCCGGACTGGTTCTGCTGCGGCGCCACCCCGGCGCACAACGTGGACGAACTCCTGTCGCTCTCGCTCTGCGCCAAGAACCTTTCCCTGGCCGAAGAGGTCGAGGGTGACCTGGCCGTCGCCTGCGCCGCCTGCTTCTCGCGCCTCAAGACCACCCAGCATCATCTGAAAGGGGACGAGACCAAGAGAAAGCAGGTCGAGGTCGCCATCGACGGGCCGGCTGCGCTCAACAAGCCGGTCAAGCACATCCTGGAGATCCTGGCCCGCGAATACGGCCTCGGCAAGCTCGAGGAGAGCGTCAAGAAGCCGCTCATGGGACTCAAGGTCGCTCCCTACTACGGCTGCCTCTTGACCCGCCCCCCGGAAGTACCGGAGCTGGACGACTGCGAGGACCCGAGCATCATGGAAGACCTCCTGCGCGCGCTGGGCGCCGAGCCGGTCAAGTGGAGCCACCGCATGGAATGCTGCGGCGCGAACTTCACCCTGTCCCGTCCGGGCGTGGTGCTCAAACTCTCCAACGCCATCCTGGAGTCGGCGCGCATCGCCGGCGCGGACTGCATCATGGTCGCCTGCCCCTTGTGCCACGGCAACCTGGATATCCGCCAGAAGGAGATCAAGGAGGCCTACGGCGCTCCCGACTCCACCCTGTTCGGCAACATCTTCGGTTCCGAGTTGCACGGCGGCAGCGCCCCCGACCAGCGCGACCTCCCCATCTTCTACGTCACCCAGTTGGCGGCGCTGGCGATGGGGGTTGCCTCGGAGAGCCTCGGTTTCGAAAGCGTCATCACCGACCCGAAACCGCTGTTGAGAGATAAACAGCTGCTGTAG